The window ATCGCTCACCCCGAAGAGAGCGAGATTGCCACAGAGATGCAGGTGACCGAACCGGGCGCGTACGCGCTCAAAGTGCGTTAACCGTCCCGACAGTCGTGACTCGAGACGACGGCGACGAGCCCGAACCTGAGCCAGACGCTGGATCAGAATCGGAGACCGACGGCGCGGACACATCGAGCAGTGAGCGCCAGCTTTCACTCCCGCAAGCACTTCGCCACGAACTCAAAGACCCGATGGGTCCGATCGAAACCGACGCACGGGTGCTGCTCGAGTCGATCGACGGCCCGCTGATCACCGTTGGCGACGTGGTCACCTACCACGTCCTCGAGGCCGGTCGCGAACCCGACGTGGCGCTCGTCGACGGACAGACCAAACGGGAGGCCGTCGACGACGAGATCGAGCGCGCGGTTACCGCCGACCCGGCAGCGACGATCACCGTCACGAACCCGCCCGCCGTCCTGACCGAGTCGCTGCTCGAGGCGCTGGTCACGGCGCTCGAGCGCGCGGAGCCGACGACGATTTTCGTCGAGGGCGAGGAGGATCTGGCGGTGTTGCCGGCGCTGTTGGCCGCCCCCGACGGCGCACACGTCGTTTACGGCCAACCTGACGAGGGGATGGTACACGTCCACGTGGACGAGTCTGCTCGAGCACGTGCACGGGCGTTGCTCGAGCGGTTCGAGGGTGATGCGGCTGTGTTGACCCACGTTATCGAGCGGAACGGATAATCACTCTCCCCTGGTTCGTCGAGCAAAAATTCAAACTCGCGAGCGACAGCGTCTATTGTCTTCGTTTGAACTCGACCGACTCACCCGTGATCCTCGTCTGAACTCGACTATATATTGGTCGCTGCGCTGACCGCTGCTGCCCTCCGGTCGCTATGCTGATCACTGCCACACTGGCCACTGCATCCCTTTAAGTACTTCTCGTCACAAGGTAAAGATACGAAGGGCTTTTCGAGGGGAATTTTCTGGTACGCAGCGATAGCGTTCTCGGTATGCTCGAGTCGTCAGCTGACCGTCTTCGAGTAAACACTCTCACTACGGAGCCGACGGTACACTCGAATTGGCAGTGTTCCAGACCTATCACGCGAGCACAATCCGAGCGAGGTTTTTTCACCATCTACGTACCATCCCCACGGGAGGATGAGCCCGAACGGTGTCTCGAGCGGGGCGGGAATCGATCGACCGGCAGGTCTCGAGCACGATCGCCAGCGCCAGGCCATCGAGCTCGAAACCCGGCCAGGGTCGGGCACGCTGTCGCGCGCCGACCACCAGCGCGACGCGACGGTTCGTCGCTGGGGTGTGATCACGCCGAGTGCGACCGTCATCGGCCGCCCGGAATCCCCGGGAGACGATCTCTCCACAAGTATTCGGCGGCTCCACGACGAACAACACGGAGCGACGCCAGGATACAGCGAGCGCGCCCATCGACTCGACCGGCTGCGCACCACCCAGGCGCTCTGTAATGCCCTCGAGGTCACCCCGTGGCAGCGCGACCTCGCGCTTGGCGTGATGGACGAGATCGATCTCACCGAGTTCGGTAGCCAGCGCGCGATTCCGAAGGTCGCACTCGTGGTCATCCGTCACGTCGTCGACGTCGACCGACGATCGTACTTCGGGCTCGACGACATCGACGTCAGTGCGCTCTCACCCGAACGGATGGAGGAACTCTTCGGACAATACCGGGCTCACGACATCACCGACGAGGCGACGTTCAAACGCCTCGCGGCCCAGCACGGGCTGGATACGACGAGTCTGAATCGCTTGCGTCGCGTGCTTAAGGGCCAACTCGAGGACGAGCTGCCTGCCTACGGACGGAACCCGTATCGCGATCCGAATTTACCCCAGGTTACCGAGGACGACGATGCGGCAGACGGGGCAAGCAGTGGCGACGATGCGAACGGCGACGACGAGACTCCCGCCGAACCCGAGTGACCGACGGCCGCGAGTGGACGCACTCGAGGATTGTGGACGCCACTCGAAAATACGTGACTGATACATCAGTTCGGGCTCGAGGATCCGAAAACGGCAGCCACCCCACACCAGCCGCCCGCTTTTGTCGCTGGCGTTCCAATCACCAGGCGATGACGACCGACGCACCTCGTAAGCCGATCACCATCTACGCCGACTACGTTTGCCCCTTCTGTTACCTCGGGCGACAGTCCCTCGAGCAGTATCGACGATCCCGTGACGCCCCACTCCCGATCGAGTGGCATCCGTTCGACCTTCGTCGCGGGAAGCGCGATTCGGAGGGAGCGATCGATCGCGACGTCGACGACGGGAAAGACGACGAGTACTTCGAGCAGGCGAAAGCGAACGTGCGCCGGCTGCAGGAGCGCTACGAGGTCGAGATGGCCCAGGAGCTGGCGATCGAAGTCGACTCCTACGACGCCCAGCTGGCATCGCTGTTCGTCGCGGAAACGGATCCCGAGCGGTGGGAGGCGTTCGACGAGGGGGTGTACGACGCGCTCTGGAAGGACGGGCGAGACATTAGCGACGGGGACGTTCTCGCTGCCATCGGCGACGACATCGGCGTCGGGGCGCAGGACATTCGGACTGCCCTCGCGGACGAGGCGCTTCGCTCCCGGCTCGAGTCGCTGTTCGACGAGGCCGCCGTCGCCGGGATCTCGGGCGTTCCGACGTTCGTTTACGAGGGGTACGCGGCGCAGGGTGCGGTGCCGCCGGCACACCTCGAGCGGCTGGTCGAGGGCGAGTGACCGGCCGTTCTCAGCCACGCATCTCCGCTCACCTGCGTTTCGTCGACAACACTAGTCTCGTCGGGCACTCGGGTCTCGCCAGTCACTCGAGTTACGCCAGTCACTCGAGTTTCTCCAGCGCGTCGAAGAAGTGCACCTCCGGGCCGGCGAGGGTGATCGGGTCGTCGGCGACCGTCACGGTTACGGTTTCGGGTGGCTCGAGTTCCTGGCGCGTTCGGCCGTCGCTGATCGCCCAGGTGGGGCCCCGACCGGAGAGGGTGAGCGTCACCTCGCTGTCGGCACCCACGACCAGCGGCGGCATCGACTCCGCGGCACACATCTGGGTGACGACGAGGGCGTCGACGGTCGGGTGAACGAGCGGCCCGCCCTCGCTCAGGTTATAGGCCGTCGACCCCGTCGGCGTCGAGACGAGCGTGCCGTCGGCCCAGCTTCGGGCGTACGAGACGCCGTCGATCGCCACGTCGACCTCGACCCCGCCGGCCGGCCCGCGTCGCGGCCCGTGGACGACGATCTCGTTGAGCGCTGGCTCGAGCGTCCACCCCTCGCCACTGGCCTGTAGCCGCGGGACGGATCGGCCCTCGATCGTGCTCGTCTCCTGGTGCTCCTCGAGCAGCCCTTCGACCGCGTCGACGGCGGCCGCCGGTGACACCGCGTTGAGAAACCCGACCTCGCCGAGGTTGATACCGATCAGGGGGACGCCGCCGGTTTCGCGGGCGACGAAGAGAAAGGTGCCGTCGCCGCCGATGCTGACGACGAAGGCACAGTCGCCCATCGCGGAGACGGGAACGGCGGGGGCGTCGACCGCATTACCGGTGGCGTCGTCGACCACCGCGTCGGCACCGAATGCGGCGACCGTCCGGACGAGTTCCTCTGCGATGGCTCGAGCCCGCTCGTTGTCTCGCTGGGCGACGATACCGACGTCGGCTACCATGTCCTCTGGTAGCGCACCCGTGCGCAAAAATCCACCTCTGTCTGGGTCGAGCGCTCGTACTCGAGGTGTCTGTGGCAACAACATTCATCGTTGTGGGGCGTTACCTCGGAAGCAGACGCGACCCCAGAGACAGTATGGTGTACCTTACTGGCGGATCGAGATCGGCCGCCCCTGCCACTCGTGGTGGACGTGATAGCCATGAGTGACGAACTCGAGGACGACTGGTTCGAGCGGGCCATCGATGAGCGAGCGGCGAGTGAAAACGAGGGCGCCGAACCGAAAGCTGACGAGCCAGATGGGGAGGGGATGGACGATGCGGACGATGCGGGAGCGGCGAACTCGAGACCGTCGAACGAGGACGACGACCGATCTGCCTCGAGGCCCAGTGACGGCGAGGGCGGCGATGGAGGTGATGGCACCGGCGGCGATAGCGAGGGTGGGACGCTGTTCGACACGGACTTCGCGAGTGCCCTCGAGGGCGTCGAGGTGCCAGAGATGGCCGGGCCTGACGTCGAGGATAACACGAGCGGCGGCGGGCCGACGGACTTCGACGAACTGGATTTCGAACTCGGCGGCCCGGAGACGCCGGACTTCGATGCCGAACTCGATAGCAACCTCGAGCGCATCGATCTCGGGATCGACGGCCTGGATCGAATGATTCAGGGCGGCGTCCCCGTCCGATCCCTGCTGGTCGTGATGGGGCCGGCCGGCACCGGCAAAACCACGTTCGGCCTCCAGTTTCTCTATCACGCCCTCGAGCAGGGGGAGAACGCGGTGTTCATCACGCTCGAGGAGAGCAAACAACGCGTCATCAACAGCGCGACGGAGAAGGGGTACGATTTCGACGAGTACGTCGAATCGGGACAGCTCGCCGTCGTCGACGTCGACCCGGTCGAGATGGCGAACAGTCTGACCTCGATCCGAAACGAGTTGCCCCGCCTGATCGAGAACTTCGGAGCGAGCAGGCTGGTACTCGATTCGGTTTCGCTGCTCGAAATGATGTACGAAAGCCGCGCGAAACGTCGCAACGAGATTTACGACTTCACACGCAGCCTGAAGGAGGCGGGCGTAACGGCCATGTTGACCAGTGAGGCCGCAGAGGAGTCGGCGTACGTCTCCCGGTACGGCATCGTCGAGTACCTTACCGATGCGGTGTTCGTGTTGCAGTACGTCCGTCCCGACGATTTCCGCGAGACGCGGCTAGCGGTCGAGATCCAGAAGATCCGCGACGCGAACCACTCACGTGAGAAAAAGCCCTACGAGATTACGGACGAGGGGCTCTCGGTGTACCAGCAGGCGAATCTGTTTTAAGGGGCGATCACGGATCCGATCGGCTACCGGGGTCGTTCCGGCCAGCAACGAACGATCGTTCCCTGGCGTAAAGTCACACCGTCACCGTGGGAACGCACAGTTTGTGTCTCGAGTGTTGTGTGTTTCGTGATTCGGGACTGGAACTCGGGAACTCGTAACTGGAACTCAAACTGAAACTTGATCTCGAGGCGTGTCCGAATCGAGAATGGAACGATTCTCCAGAGCAATCCTCGACCGCTGGGGGTTGCAGTGTCGAGTTGCCGGACACTCCTGAACAGGCGATCGCTGTCGCTCGAACGGCCGTGAAAACAAAACGAAAAAACGATTCACCGAACCGACTCGCGTCGAACCGGGTTAGCCGAGGAGGTACCGGAGTGGGGGGTAGCGCTCGACCAGCTTCTGACCGCCGACCTCGAGTCCCTCAATGTACTTGTCGGCGCCGAGGATCCGACCCGCGCCGAAGGCGGCGATCGCCATGAAGACGAACGCGTAGATCAGCGTCGAGTCGAACAGGGCCAGGAACTCGCCCTCCCAGCCGCCGAGGTAGAACGCGAGCATCTGGAGCGTGCCGCCGAGGGCCGCCAGGCGGACGAAGCCGCCGAAGATCAGCGCGACCCCGATCAGTACCTGCGTCGTCGGAATGACGACGTTCGTGACCTCCATCAACGCGGCGTTGCTGGCCATGGCGGCGTAGAGCCCGCTGACGGGGCTGACCGGGTCGACACCGTGGACGAGGAACCCGCTAGCGTCGAACGGCTCACCGGTGAACTTGCTGATGCCCGCAAAGAGCATCATACCGCCCATGACGAAACGCAGGGCGACGACGAACCACGCGGTCAGCGCGTGGGGGTAGCCTTCGAGCGTGATGCCGCCGTAGCGGCTTTCGAGTCGGTTTTGAGTAGTTGTGGACATGATCGGTCACCTTACATCCTATCCTTGGGGCTATGGGGTGATAACTCGAGGAGCGTATTCCCGTCTGGCGGGAACGCGTTACAAAATAGCACACTTTCTCGAGAAAAAGTGACGTTTGCAGCCCAGGCGGCTCGAGTGGTGTGCAAACGGACATCGCCAATTCCCGGCGGGTGAGATCGAATAGGGACGTTCTTTTCCCTCGAACGACGACACCTAGTACCGATGTACGAGCGGATCCTCTTTGCCACCGACGGAAGCGCACACGCCGAGACGGTCGCCGAGCACGCGATCGATATCGCCAGTACGCGAACTGCAGACCTCCACGTCATCTCCATCGTCGACGACCGCGCGTTTCTCGTTCTCGACGACGAGCGCGTCAAGGCCGTTCGAAACGATTTGCGCGTGAAAGCGCGCGAGGCCGCTGACGCGGCGGCCAGCCGGGCGGCCGCACACGATGTTCCGGTCGAAACCGTCATCGACACCGGGAACCCGGCCGAATGCATCGTCGACTACGCTGCGGAGTACGACGCCGACCTGATCATCATGGGGACGAGCGGCGACGCCTACGAGCGAAACGTCGTGGGCAGCGTCTCCGAACGCGTCGTCAGAACGGCACCGGTACCGGTTCTTACGGTCGGGCCCGACGCCTGAGTCGGACGACGACACGTCATCGCAACCACGTCGACTAACCTGATTGTCAGGTAACCCTACATTGATACTATTGCTTCCGGTACAGTCGACGTATGCGTCGCTCACTGGTCATCGGACTCGCGCTCCTGGCGATCGCGTTCCTCTTTATGGGTGGCCCATCGCTCCTGTTCTCCCCGTCGACGGCCGACGTCGCCCCCGAGGAGACCGACGAGCCGGAGCTTGAGCTCGTCGAGTTCGAGGATTCCGACAGCTCAATCTGGGCTTTCATGAGCGCCAGGGAGGCACACGACAAGCGAAGCCCGATCAACGTCTTCGTCCGTGGTGACACCGACAACGTCGTTAGAACCCTCACCGAGGAGGGCGACGGCGACTGGGAGGAACTCGACGAGGAAGAGCTAGACGCCGAGTCTGAGACGTTCGCGTTCATCGAGGACGAGGGCCACCACGCGACGGGGACGGAGTGGGGAGATGCTGCGGGGACGACCAGGTACGCTTGGGTCGATCCTGGCGACAGCGATCCCTACTGGATGACCGAGACGCTCCAGCTCGACGACGGCGACTACTACGGCGAGCGTATGCACATTCGCCTCTACGAGAGTCCGAACGATGACGACCAGTGGGTCGCGATGCAGGGCCACACCGAACACTTCGACTGGTTTACGCTCCGCCATCGGGTCGACGGCGTCGAAGAGGCTCAGCTTCGGATCGAACAGGAGTTCATGGAGCTTCCGGGGGTCGATCCCCAGCAGGACGTCGTTCGGATCAACGTCCAGAACTCCGGCCCGTCCGACGCCGACGGCTGGGCGACGAAAATCAACCTTCTCGGGATGACGTTCACGCCGTTCCTGCTGGGAATCGGTCTCGCAGCCGGGAAGACCGTCGCCAGGCAAACTCCCGAGAGCGTCGACCGCCACCTTACCGACGTCGACCGGAAGCGCCTGCAGGCCGCGAGAGATCGGCTCGAGGCCGATCACCTGCTCCTCGCGATGACAATCATCTCGCTGTTCCTCGGAGTTCGCATTGCGGGGGTCGCCCTCGAGCGCTGGACGGAGTTCCTCAGCATGCACATGATCGCGGCGCTCCTGTATCCTGTCATCGCGCTGGGAATTCCGGTCGCGACCTATCTGGTTGCGAGCCGGCTCGAGCGCCGACTCGATGCGGCCGTCGCCGCCTCGCTCTCGCTCGCAGCGGCGATCTGGATCGACTACGGCCTGATGAACGTCGACTCCCTGCCAGTGGACGTCGTCCTTCAGCGGATGCTCGTCATCGTCGCCCTTGGCCTGATCGCGGGTGGTGCGGCTCGCCGGGCGACCCGCGAGAGCCGATTCAACGACATGCTCGTCGTCGGCGTTGCCACGTGGGCCATCGTGCTCGTCGGCACGTTGTTCGGGTACTTCTGAACTGGAATTGGCGTCCCGGTTCGCCAGATCACTCACCAGGCTCGTAGGCCCCGAACAGCGGGAACGAGTCGTTGAACGCCCCGGTCTCGAGGATCGCCGGGTCGTCCGCGAGGTGGCTGTCCTCGTCGATCACGCGGTCGTCGTTGAACCGGAGATCCGTGTTCAGCCCGCTCGCGAGCGCGTTCAGGTTCGCGAAGCCGTCGTCGTCGGTGTCGGCGCTGCCGAGGAGGATCACGGCACCGCCCTCGGTTCGGTATTTTCGGAGGGCGATGATCTCGCCCATCGTGAGTTCCCGCGCTGGTGCCGTCACGAGCACCGCACGCGGCGTCGTCTCCTCGCGAGGGAGCGTCCGCTCGAGGTCGTTGACCTGCCGGAGTCGCGTGCCGACCCCCTCGAGGTAGCGCATGAAGTACTGACAGCGCTCGAGGGAGATCGAACCGGGGGCGTTGAACTGCCCCTGACCACCTGCGATCAGGACGTCCCCGTCGGTCTCCGACAGCGAGTCGATGAGGTTCGCGAGGAACGGGAAGTTGCCGTAGCCGCTCGTGTCGACGAACCCTTCGGCCCCCTCGTACTGTTCGTGGATCAAGAGCCCGCCGACAAGTGCGAGGTTCTTGCGTTCGTCGACGCCGACCAGTGGAACGTCGTCGTAGGCGACCCCGCTCGAGCCGCGTTCCTGGGTCGCTGTCTGACTCGCGTACACCGGGACACGCTCGGGGCGAAGGCGGCCACCGTCGCGGCCCCGGCGGCTTCGGACGCTGCGGGCCTCGGGAACGAACAGCGATTCGACCGGGTCGTTCCGGATCTCCTCGAGAGCGTCGAAATCGGCCCCACTCCAGACGCCGATGCCGTCGGCGAGGGCGGCCTCTTCGATTTCGGCCCACGCGTCGTGTTTCGAGAAGCCCGAGGAGTAGATGCGGGCGTGGCCCGTCTCGATCATCTCGCGGTTGTAGTTCACCGTGTACTGGCCGGCGGGGCCGGCGTCGAAGTCGTCTGGGTCGTAGTACATGTACATCAACAGCCGACCGTAGTTACCCCGTTTCGGCTCGACGGGATCGAACGTGAGCTTGACGCGCCGACCCTCGACGTCGCTCTCGCCGGCTTGCGCGTCGGGTGCCAGCCGCTCGAGCGAGTACGCGGTGGCGTTCGCCCCCCAGGCGTCGAGGTGCTCGAGGTCGTCGATGCCGAACCACTCCTCGGGATCGTTCGTTGCCGTTCCCGTTTCCGGCGTGTCGATGCCGATGTGCCGGACGACGTCCCGGTAGTCGAACTCGCTGTCGAACTCCACCTCGGCGGTATCGCCGTCGAACACTCGAACGACCCGGCCGTAGTACTCGCCGCCCTGTTCGAAGGGGATGGCGATCGACTTCTCCCGGGTTTCGAAGTACGGGAAGTCCGTATTGAGGTTCGACGTGGCGATGTTGAAATCACCCTCGTCGTTGACCTGATCGGAATTGAAGCGGAACGCGAGATCGAGCGCGTCGGCGATCTCGTTCAGGTTCTCCGTCTCGTCGAAGCCGACGGCCTCGTTGCCCTGGCCACCGAAGTCAGACTGATCGAACAGGAAGAGTGCGCCTCCGTCGTCGACGTACGCGGAGAGGGCATCGCGCTCGGCCTGGGTGAACGCCTCCTCGGGGGTCATGACGACCAGGCCGTCGCCGTCCTCGAGTGTTGGGCCGTCTACCTCGCCGAAGTAGTCGAAGCCGGTGTTGAAGTTCCCGCTCGTCGGCACGAAACTGGTTCCGGCATTGTTCGTCCCGTCTTCGACCTGGTCGGCGTTGAACCGGAACGGGAGGGTGAGGTGCTCGGCGATCGCGTTCAGATTGTCGGTCTCCTCGTTGATGTGCTCGGACTCGTCGAACAGCAAGAGCCCGCCGCCGTCGTCGACGAACGTGGAGAGGGCGTCGAGTTCGGCTGATGTAAACGCCTTGCTCGGGGACGCCGTCGCCAGCACGGCCGCCGTCTCGAGCGCCCCGCCGCCTGCAAAGAAGTCGAACGCCTCGTTGACGTTCGTCGTCTGTGGGATGAAGGGTGCCCAGGCGCTGTTGTCGTCGTCGACGACCTGATCGGAATTGAAGCGGAACGCGAGGTCGAGCGCGTCGGCGATGGCGTTGAGTTCTGGTGTCGAGTCGCCGCCGAAGTTCGCCTCGTCGTGGAGGAACACCGCGCCGCCGTCGGTGACGAACGCAGAGAGGGCGTCGAGGGTGTCGTCGGTGAAGTCCTCTCCGGGCGAGGTGATCACCACCAGGTCGGCGTCCGCGAGGCCGCTCTCGAGGTCGCTCGTAGCCTCGACGGTAAAGCCGCGCGATTCGGCGAGGGTGCGGAGCTGACTGTAGTCCTCGAGGCCCAGTGCCTGGCCGTGGCCCTCGTCGTACAGTACGGTTCCCGTCCCGCCGAGTCGATCTTCCCAGGCGTTGACGAGGAACCGTCGGTTGGCGTCGACGTCACTCTCGTCGGTGGCGAAGTCGGCACCGACGCCGACCACGGAGCCGTCGACGGCGACCAGCGGAATGTCGACGTCGTCGGGGTAGGCCACGAAGCCGTTCGGGTCGTGAGCGACCTCGGACTCGATCGTGACGGCGTTCTCGTCGCTGGTGAACGTGATAGTCGCCGTATACTCCTCCTGTGGCGGGTTCTGGAGGCCTTCGATCGTCACGCTCGAATCGCCGACGATGGACGTCGTGAAGATACCGCTGAGGTCGAAGGTGGCACTCGAGCCGCTATAGCTTCCGCTGTTGACGCTGATCTCGCTCGTGTCCGGGCCGCTGCTCAGTTCCCGCGTGAGGACGACCGTCACGTCGTCGTTGGTCAGCCCGTCGAGGCTCGTTCCCTCGGGGTACTCGACGGTAATCGTGTCGACCTCGCCCTCGCCCTCGACGTCGACGTCGTCGAACGACCAGGTGTGCGTCGCCGTGGCCGACGGCGTCGAGGGGACGGCGGCGAGCGTCTGCTCTCCGGCACCGTCGCTCGCATCCTCGTTCTCGGCCGTCGGCTCGGCCCAGACGGCGACCAGGGAGTCGTCGGTCAACGGTGTTCGGTCGGCGGCCAGGAGACTCGCCGTCGAGAAGAACTCGAGTTCCGGCACGGAGCCGTCGCCCTCGAGCAGGTCGTCGGTCGTGGCGAACGCGTAGCCCGCGTCCTCGACGGTCGACGCGAAGTCGGTGAACTTACCAGCGTTCCAGAAGGTGTCGTGTGCCTCGTCCCAGAGGATCGTCGGCGTGTCCGCGGGACTCGACGCCGTGAGGTCGTCGAGGACGTTCACGATGAATTCGGCGTTGGCATCGCTGAAGTTGTCGAAATCGCTGTCGGCGGCGAAGCCGGCGCCGCCGAAGCCGACGACCTGGCCCGCTTTCGCGATGAGCGGAATCGGGTCGTCGTCGTACAGGTACGCGCCGTCGTCCTCGCCGTCAATGTTCTCGGCCGTCGGCTCGGCCCAGACGACGACGTACGCCGGGTTGGTCAGGGCGGTGCCGTCGACGTCGACCAAGCTCGCCGTCGAGTCGAACGTCAGTTCCGAGAGGTCGGTCTCGAGCAACGACTTGGTCGCTTTCAGCTCGTAGCCCGAGTCGGCGGCGTACTGGCGGAACGACTCGTAGTTCTCGAGGGCCAGCCCGTGGAACTGGTCGTGGCCCTCGTCCCACAGCACCGTCCCCTCGCCGCCGATTTTGTCGTCGAAGCAGTTCAGGAGGAAGTGTTCGTTCCCGAAACGAAAGCCGCCCTGGTCGTCGCTGACGAAGTCGACCGAGCCAAAGCCAAGGACGTTCCCGTCCTCGGAGACCAGCGGAATGTCGTTGTCCTCGTAGACGACCGTCTCCGGGCCGTCGGCCGTCGTCTCGAAGTTCTCCGCAGTAGGTTCGGCCCAGACGACCACGACGTCGTCGTCCGCGAGTTCGCTCTCGCCGTCGGCGGCGATTTGGCTCGCCGTCGAGTAAAACGAGAGGTGAGTGAGCTGGCCGTCCTCTGCGGGTACCGTCGACGACTCGAGTGCACCGGCCTGGGGGCTTCCGAGTGCGAGACCGCCGGCTGTGGCCCCGAGCATCGACAGAAACGATCGCCGCCTGAGATTTTCGACCCCGTTGGGTTCCATGGGTCTACATTTTGGTTTTCGGATAAAAACGTTATTAATACTTTTTCAAGTATGGTTGTAGTTCGTCGATTCCCGACCTATTTCTTGGGTGATGAGGGTGAGACTATAGGAACCTCGGACTGAAAGAAGGTGTCGATACCTCGAGCGTCGACGGTGGTCGGGGGTACGTGCCGGGTCGGCGCTGGCAGGGGTGCGTGAAGGCGAGTCCGACGGGAGTGATGAGCGACCGCTCGAGAGGCATTCGAGTAGCACGGTGGACGTAACCAAACGGGACGAAGCCGACGCTCACGACCGATGAGAGCGCGGGGAATATCAATGATGTGGTGGCTGATAAGTCACGAGGTCAGCGTTGGCAACGACAGACCCCACCCCCGCGCGTATAGGGGAACGCCCTCGGTGAAGGTAATCTTGTTGGCTCCGTTCTCGTATCCTACACATCAGGTCTCTCGCCTGCAGTTAGAGGTGGCACGTGTCGTCAATTATGCCGCTGCAGGCGACATCGATACCGTTCGCCTCGAGCGGACTGCCGTCACGTGCAGGCAACCCGGTCGGATTACGCTGTCTCCGACGCCGATGGGAAGCACTCCGCTCGCGACTTTCTGGGGAGCGCGTGCTGAGACGAGAACGCCCACTCCGGTTGCGTGTTTCGCGAGCGGACGCGGAACCTATCGGAGCCACTGCACGTCACTGCACAGTTGATCGCCAGCCGTGTCGGCGATCAGTGTGTAACTCGTTGCAGTTGTCACTATCTCTTGCTGGGATTCGGTCTCGAGGTCGTTCGCGAGCGATGTAGTTTCCCACTCGTATCGATCGACTCGAGATGGCGGCTACAACTCGCCCCCAGTTCGCTTGAATCGCATTATGATGGCAAACACGAATGCGAGTGTGAACAGTATGCCACCGCCGACCCTGAGGACGCCCGCAAGCGATGGGAGATAGTACATCGGGTCGATCCCCTCAAACGCCAGCTGTATACGCTGGCGAGCCCCAAACGCAATGACGATACCGTGTACAGCGACGAGAGCCAGCATCCACCGAGTCGTCTTTTGATCCATAGGTGGTGCTGCAAGACGAACTCATATAGATCTACTACCATTTCGATGTGGGATTGCAGGGATAGGTACTGAACGAGTTTCGTTTCACAGGGCTGACGTGGATGGGTGGATACGGATACCGGCTCCACGTTACTCGAGATTCTGGTTCATCGCTCGCTCAAAACGGAGTGACGCGACCGGTGGGTGGCCGTCCAGACAGATGGGGGAGTTGTTATATATCGGCGCGTGATGTGCGTGGTGTGCGTGAATCGCTCGAAGCGAGCGAACCACTTCGGCACGATCTGTGAGAAACGGATGGCTCGAAAGCGACGGTTCGAACTCGAGTTAGGCACCGTGCTCGGCCAGCCACTTCTGGAACGGGGAACAGTCTTCGATGTGATCCGCGAGGCCCATCAGATGGTGAATTCGATTGGCGTAACTCTCGA of the Natronosalvus vescus genome contains:
- a CDS encoding thermonuclease family protein — translated: MEPNGVENLRRRSFLSMLGATAGGLALGSPQAGALESSTVPAEDGQLTHLSFYSTASQIAADGESELADDDVVVVWAEPTAENFETTADGPETVVYEDNDIPLVSEDGNVLGFGSVDFVSDDQGGFRFGNEHFLLNCFDDKIGGEGTVLWDEGHDQFHGLALENYESFRQYAADSGYELKATKSLLETDLSELTFDSTASLVDVDGTALTNPAYVVVWAEPTAENIDGEDDGAYLYDDDPIPLIAKAGQVVGFGGAGFAADSDFDNFSDANAEFIVNVLDDLTASSPADTPTILWDEAHDTFWNAGKFTDFASTVEDAGYAFATTDDLLEGDGSVPELEFFSTASLLAADRTPLTDDSLVAVWAEPTAENEDASDGAGEQTLAAVPSTPSATATHTWSFDDVDVEGEGEVDTITVEYPEGTSLDGLTNDDVTVVLTRELSSGPDTSEISVNSGSYSGSSATFDLSGIFTTSIVGDSSVTIEGLQNPPQEEYTATITFTSDENAVTIESEVAHDPNGFVAYPDDVDIPLVAVDGSVVGVGADFATDESDVDANRRFLVNAWEDRLGGTGTVLYDEGHGQALGLEDYSQLRTLAESRGFTVEATSDLESGLADADLVVITSPGEDFTDDTLDALSAFVTDGGAVFLHDEANFGGDSTPELNAIADALDLAFRFNSDQVVDDDNSAWAPFIPQTTNVNEAFDFFAGGGALETAAVLATASPSKAFTSAELDALSTFVDDGGGLLLFDESEHINEETDNLNAIAEHLTLPFRFNADQVEDGTNNAGTSFVPTSGNFNTGFDYFGEVDGPTLEDGDGLVVMTPEEAFTQAERDALSAYVDDGGALFLFDQSDFGGQGNEAVGFDETENLNEIADALDLAFRFNSDQVNDEGDFNIATSNLNTDFPYFETREKSIAIPFEQGGEYYGRVVRVFDGDTAEVEFDSEFDYRDVVRHIGIDTPETGTATNDPEEWFGIDDLEHLDAWGANATAYSLERLAPDAQAGESDVEGRRVKLTFDPVEPKRGNYGRLLMYMYYDPDDFDAGPAGQYTVNYNREMIETGHARIYSSGFSKHDAWAEIEEAALADGIGVWSGADFDALEEIRNDPVESLFVPEARSVRSRRGRDGGRLRPERVPVYASQTATQERGSSGVAYDDVPLVGVDERKNLALVGGLLIHEQYEGAEGFVDTSGYGNFPFLANLIDSLSETDGDVLIAGGQGQFNAPGSISLERCQYFMRYLEGVGTRLRQVNDLERTLPREETTPRAVLVTAPARELTMGEIIALRKYRTEGGAVILLGSADTDDDGFANLNALASGLNTDLRFNDDRVIDEDSHLADDPAILETGAFNDSFPLFGAYEPGE